From a region of the Hypanus sabinus isolate sHypSab1 chromosome 2, sHypSab1.hap1, whole genome shotgun sequence genome:
- the LOC132382332 gene encoding putative transmembrane protein INAFM2, with translation MRDKDFKPGGDKGKPATFTGDKAKMAAKSDKKWVRLATVLAYVLSVSLAAIILAVYYSLIWKPVKLPAEADSSPATGSPPPDNRALQITVPGGQSQSQSQTQSWGGGGGGGGGQTGVLTPPGSSPQTAEQAQLTGPRLNATVPPSQ, from the coding sequence ATGAGGGACAAGGACTTCAAACCCGGCGGGGATAAAGGCAAGCCGGCCACCTTCACGGGCGACAAGGCGAAGATGGCGGCGAAGAGCGACAAGAAGTGGGTGAGGCTGGCCACGGTGCTGGCTTACGTGCTCTCCGTCTCGCTGGCCGCCATCATCTTGGCCGTCTATTACAGCCTCATCTGGAAGCCGGTGAAGCTGCCGGCCGAAGCCGACAGCAGCCCCGCGACCGGCTCCCCGCCCCCCGACAACCGGGCGCTGCAGATCACCGTGCCCGGCGGCCAGAGCCAGAGCCAGAGCCAGACCCAGAGCtggggcggcggcggcggcggcggcggcggccagACTGGGGTGCTGACGCCGCCGGGGAGCAGCCCGCAGACCGCCGAGCAGGCCCAGCTCACGGGGCCGAGACTGAACGCCACGGTGCCGCCGAGCCAGTGA